The Indicator indicator isolate 239-I01 chromosome 22, UM_Iind_1.1, whole genome shotgun sequence genome includes a window with the following:
- the ANTKMT gene encoding adenine nucleotide translocase lysine N-methyltransferase: protein MEPEELGEAVWEPPGGSRLGGWGLLGLAVASAGAAWATWATVLMPGFRRVPLRLQVPFQASGPRQEANALALLRGRPGKTVDLGSGDGRLVIEAYKQGLRPAVGYELNPWLLCLSHCQAWRAGCHGQVSFLRRDLWKVNLSDCYNVIVFLAPSVKPPLARKLLAELPDEARVVAGRFPFPSWTPSSSLGQGLEQVWAYDMKEVRRAVRCSPQGSPV, encoded by the exons ATGGAGCcggaggagctgggggaagcGGTGTGGGAGCCGCCGGGGGGATCCCGGCTGGGCGGGTGGGGACTGCTGGGGCTGGCGGTGGCCAGCGcgggggcagcctgggccaccTGGGCCACCGTGCTGATGCCAGGCTTCCGCCGGGTCCCGCTGCGGCTGCAG GTGCCCTTCCAGGCCTCCGGGCCACGGCAAGAGGCGAACGCCCTGGCGCTGCTGCGGGGCCGGCCCGGCAAGACAGTGGACCTGGGATCGGGAGATGGACGGCTC GTGATAGAGGCCTACAAGCAAGGGCTGAGGCCTGCAGTTGGCTATGAGCTCAACCCCTGGCTGCTGTGTCTCTCCCACTGCCAGGCctggagggctgggtgtcaTGGGCAGGTCTCCTTCCTCAGGAGAGACCTCTGGAAG GTGAACCTTTCTGATTGCTACAACGTGATCGTGTTCCTGGCCCCCAGCGTG AAACCTCCCCTAGccaggaagctgctggcagaactCCCTGATGAAGCTCGGGTGGTGGCTGGAcgcttccccttcccctcctggacccccagcagcagcctggggcaggggctggagcaggtctgggcCTATGACATGAAGGAGGTGAGGAGGGCAGTGCGGTGCAGCCCCCAGGGGAGCCCGGTCTGA